The following nucleotide sequence is from Lysobacter panacisoli.
GACGGTCTGCTGGACTGCCCGCATTACACCCGGCCGGTCGAGCACGAGCTGGGGACGGTCCCGGAGGTGCTGATGTCCGGGAACCACGCCGAAATCGCCAAGTGGCGGCGGATGCAGTCGCTCGGCCGGACCTGGGAGCGGCGACCGGACCTGCTCGACGAGTCCGCCCTGTCCAAGGCCGACCGAAAGCTGCTGGCCGCCTACCGGGCCCAGCTGAACAGCCGGTCCGGGGGCGAAGGCCCGGCCGACCCGATTGCCGGGGCTTCCGGGACGTAACCGCTAGCCCCGTAAGGAAAAATGCCGCTATAATGCGCGGCTTCGCGTCACCTCCTTAAGCTTCACCCATGCCAGACGCGGGTCCACGTGCACTCGCGCTACAACGACTCCAACAGGCCAAAGCCATGAACAAGCCCTCCATCCACACGCTCGTCCAGAACTTCGAAGCCGAGCAGATCCAGCGCCAGCTTCCCGACTTCAGCCAGGGCGACACCGTCGTCGTCAACGTGAAGGTCAAGGAAGGCAACCGCGAGCGCGTCCAGGCCTACGAAGGCGTGGTCATCGCGATCAAGAGCGCCGGCCTGAACTCCTCGTTCACCGTGCGCAAGATCTCGCACGGCTACGGCGTCGAGCGCGTGTTCCAGACCCACAGCGCCACCATCGCGTCGGTCGACGTGAAGCGCCGCGGCAAGGTCCGCGCCGGCAAGCTGTACTACCTGCGTGGTCTGCAGGGCAAGAAGGCGCGCATCAAGGAAGATCTGTCGGCCTACGCCAAGTCCGAGTAATTTCGCGCGGGGCTTCGCCCCTGCAGCGCTTCAACGGCCGCCTCAGGGCGGCCGTTGTCGTTTCTGGCGTCCGCATCTTGCCGCGACGCCCACGCATGGCGGCGTAGGCTCGAACGGAACCTGCGCATGGAGTCATCGTGGCGAGCGTGCTGCGCCAGTGCGAATTCCGCTTCTACGAAGAGCTCGGCGACTTCCTTCCACCGGAGCGTCGCAAGCGCAGCTTCCACCATGCCTTCGATGGCACGCCTTCGGTCAAGGACCGCATCCAGTCGCTCGGCGTGCCGCACACCGAAGTCGACCTGATCCTCGTCGATGGCACACCGGTGCCGTTCACCCATCGCCTCACCGGCGGTGAGCGCGTCGCGGTGTATCCGATGTTCGAACGCTTCGACGTGGCCGAAACCAGTCGCTTGCGTCCGCGACCGCTGCGCGAGCCGCGTTTCGTGCTGGACGTGCACCTGGGACGGCTGGCCTCGTACTTGCGCCTGCTCGGTTTCGACACGCTCTACCGCAACGATTACGACGACGATGAGCTGACCGCGATTTCGCGCGCGCAGCGACGCATCCTGCTCAGTCGCGACACGGGCCTGCTCAAGCGTTCGGCAGTCACGCACGGCGCGTTCCTGCACGCGACCGATCCACGCCGGCAGTTGCGCGAAGTGCTCGATCGCTTCCAGCTCGATGCGCGCATCGCGCCGTTCTCGCGCTGCGCGCGCTGCAATGGTGCGGTCGAATCTCTCGTAACCGACGAGCACGATCCGGATCGCGATGCGCCGAAGCAGGACGATCCCGGGCCGTCGCCGCCGAAGGAGCGCGATCCCGATCCGCGCGAACACGAACGTCGCGATCCGGACGAGGGCGACCCCGCACCGAGCGATCCCGGGCATGCGCCCAACATCCGCGACCCTGATCGTCCGCAACCCGGAAAGCTCGATCCGGGCAAGCTCGGCCGGCGCGCGATGCATGCCTTGCCGCCCGGCATCGATGTGCACGCGATCAGCCGTTGCCGCGATTGCCGCCAGGTCTATTGGCCCGGCAGCCACCTCGTCCGTTTGCGCCAGCGCCTGGCCGAAGTCGGCGTGGCGATCTGACGCTCAGCGCGCTGGCTGCTGCAATGCTTCGGCTTCGTCGTCGGGTTCCGCGCTGGGATCGGCGACGGGCGAGGGCGGGGTCGCCGGCACTTCCGCGGGCACGGCGACTTCGTGGCGATCGGGCGGCAGCATGCGCGCGCGCCGCCATCCGCCGTAGCGGTAATACGCCAGCGCCATCAGCATCGAGAACACCGCACTGACCGGGAAACTCCACCAGATCGCATCGACGCCCAGATGCGGTTGCAGGAACGTCGCGAACGGTACGCGCACGCCCCACAGCGCGGCGGCGAGGATCAGCAGCGGCGGCACTACCGCGCCGGTCGAGCGCACCACGCCGGACACCACGAACGTCACGCCGAAGAACAGGAACGACCACACCGAGATGTGGTTGAGGTGGCGCGCGACCTCCAGTGCGTCGCTGCCCTGCGGCAGGAACAGCGCCAGCGTCCAGCGGTCGAACACGATCAGCGGCACGATCAGCGCGCCGGTGAGCATGAAGTTCATCAGCACGCCGGCGCGTGCCGTGGCCGCCACGCGATCCCAGCGGTTCGCGCCGACGTTCTGCGCTGCCATCGACGAACACGCCGCGCCGACCGCCATCGCCGGCATCTGCACGTAAGTCCACAACTGCAGCGCCGCGCCGTAGGCCGCGGTGGTGTCGGTGCCGTGATGGTTGACCATCGTCATCATCGCGATCATCGCCAGCGAGATCAGCACCATCTGCAGGCCCATCGGCACGCCCTTGACGATGAGCGCGCGCAGGATGGTGGGATCGATGCGGAACAGGTGAGCGTCGCGCCGGCCCAGCCACAGCATGTGGCGCTTGTGGCGCAGATAGGCGAGCAGCGCCGTGAGCGTGACGACCTGCGAGACCAGCGTCGCCCACGCCGAACCGGCGATGCCCAGTTCCGGGAACGGTCCGATGCCGAAGATCAGCAGCGGGTTCATCACGATGTCCAGCAGCACCGCCACCAGCAGGAAGCGGAACGGCGTGCGCGAATCGCCGACGCCGCGCAGCGCTGCGGTGACGAAGGCGAACGCATACAGCGCCGGCATCGCGAGGAAGATCACCTGCAGGTAGTCCTCGGCCAGGTGCAGCGATGCCTCCGGCGTGCCCATCGCCGCCAGCAGGTGTCGCGACATCCACCAACCCAGCGCCGCGATCGCGGCCGACAGGCCGATGAAGAACGTCGCACTCGTGCCCATCACGCGCTTGGCCTGGCCGAGGTCGCGCGCACCGATGGCCTGCGCGATCAGGATCGTCGCCGCCATGCCGATGCCGAATACCGAGCCGATCAGGAAGAACATGATGTTGTTGGCGTTGGCGGTCGCCGTGAGCGCTTCTTCGCCCAGGAACCGCCCCACCCAGACCGCATTCACCGAGCCGTTGAGCGACTGCGCCGCGTTGCCGGCGAGGATCGGCAGGGCGAACGCGAACAGGTTGCGGCCGATGGGGCCTTCGGTGAGGTTGTGGGTGCGGGGCGCCATGCGGTGTCCGGGCCGGGAAAGACGCGCACCCTAGCACCCGCGATGCGAACGCGATGCCCTGACCGAAAGCACGCGCGGACATCCCCCAAGGCCTGCGATACTACGTTGGGATGAAAAGCAGGCGCGGGTGCGGAACGCGGTGAGCGAAGACCTCGGTACGGCAACGGCGGTGCGACTGGACCTGTGGCTGTGGGCCGCGCGGTTCTACAAGACGCGCTCGCTGGCCAAGCATGCGATCGAGACCGGCAAGGTCGATGTCGGCGGACAGCGCGCCAAGGCGTCGCGCGCCGTGCGCATCGGCGATGCGCTGCGCATCGCCCGCGCGGAGGAAGTGTTCGAGGTCGAAGTGCGCGGTCTCAGCGACACGCGCGGCCCGGCCAGCGTGGCGCAAAGTCTGTACGCCGAAAGCGAAGCCTCGCGGATCGCGCGCGAACAGGCGCGTGCGCTGCGTATCGCCGAGCGGACCGGCTACCGCGCGCCGGAAACCAAACCCGACAAGCGCGCGCGGCGCCTGATCCGCGCCCTCGGCGACATCGACGCGACCTGAATCGCGCAGGCGACGCCTGCGTCAGCGACGTCCGCCGCCCAGCACCGAGCCGGCGAGGCCGATCAGATCGGAGAAATCGGTGTCGCCGTCGCCGTCGCGATCGAGCACCGCACCCATCAGGCCGCCGCCGATGCCGCCCTGCTGCGCGATGCCCTGGCGTTCCTGCCCGAGGATATCGCCCAGCATCTGCGGTGACGCGCCCTGCTGGCTGGCCGCATTGCCGCCGCCGGAGAACATCTGCTTGGCGAGGTAGGCCATCACCAGCGGCGCGAGCATCTGCAACAGCCCACTCGCCTGGTTGCTGCCCAGACCGGTGACCGCACCCAGGCCCTGCGCGGCGCCCTGCTGGCGCGCGCCGAAGATGTGGCCGAGCATCGAGCCGCCCTGACCACCGCCACCGAGTACCGAACCCAGCACGCTGCCCATGTCGAGCCCGGTGTGATCGCGCTGCAGTGCGCCGAACAGCGCATCGGCGCCTTGCGGCTGGCTGGCGTTGCGGCCGAGCGCGCCCATCAGCAGCGGAAGCGCGGCGGCCACTGCGTTGGACGTCTGCGACGGGCTCAGGCCGAGCTGGCTGCCGATGTCGGCCAGTGGCTGTCCCTGCAGCTGGTTGAGGAGATCGTCGGTCAGCGGAGCGTTCATGGCGCGGCACTCGAAGTGGGGACTCGATGCTAGCGCCGCGACGTTCATTCGTCGTGATGGTGTGAAGACATCGACGCAAGAAAAAAGCCCGGCGACGACGCCGGGCTTTTTCAATTACTCGCGCGACGCGATCAGCCGGCTTCGACCGGATGGTCGACCGTGCCGCTGTGCACGTGGTTCGGGTCTCCGGCTTCCATCTTCAACGCCTTCGCCACACCCGCGCCATACGCCGGATCGGCCTTCGAGCAGTTGGCGATGTGGCGCTGCTTGATGAAGTCCGGCGCATCGCCCATCGCGCGCGCGGTGTTGTCGAACAGCACCTGCTGCTGCTCCGGCGTCATCAGGCGGAACAGATCGCCAGGCTGCTTGAAGTAGTCCGCGTCGTCCTCGCGGAAGTTCCAGAAGTCCGCGCTGCCGTTGATCTTCAGCGCCGGCTCGCGGTATTCCGGCTGCGCTTCCCATTGGCCGTAGCTGTTGGGCGTGTAGTGCAGGTTGTCGCCGTAGTTGCCGTCAACGCGCATCGCGCCATCGCGATGGTTGCTGTGCACCGGGCAACGCGCCGCATTCACCGGGATCTGGTGGTGGTTCACGCCCAGGCGATAGCGCTGCGCATCGGAGTACGCGAACAGCCGCGCCTGCAGCATCTTGTCCGGCGAGACGCTGATGCCGGGCACGAGGTTGTTCGGTGCGAACGCGCTCTGTTCGACGTCGGCGTAGAAGTTCTGCGGATTGCGGTTGAGCTCCATCACGCCGACTTCGATCATCGGGTAGTCCTTGTGCGGCCACACCTTGGTCAGGTCGAACGGGTGGTACGGCACCTTCTCAGCATCGGTTTCCGGCATCACCTGGATGTACATCGTCCACTTCGGGAATTCGCCGCGTTCGATCGCGTCGAACAGGTCGCGCTGGTGGCTTTCGCGGTCGCGTCCGATCAGGTCCTGCGCTTCGGCGTCGGTCAGGTTCTTGATGCCCTGCTGGGTGCGGATGTGGAACTTCACCCAGAAGCGTTCGCCCTTGTCGTTGTACAGGCTGTAGGTGTGCGAACCGAAACCGTGCATGTGGCGATAGCTCGCGGGGATGCCGCGATCGCTCATCACGATGGTCACCTGATGCAGCGCTTCGGGCAGGCTGGTCCAGAAGTCCCAGTTGTTGCGCGCGCTGCGCAGGTTGGTCTTCGGATCGCGCTTGACCGCCTTGTTGAGGTCGGGGAACTTGCGCGGATCGCGCACGAAGAACACCGGCGTGTTGTTGCCGACCAGGTCCCAATTGCCTTCCTCGGTGTAGAACTTCAGCGCGAAGCCGCGGATGTCGCGCTCGGCGTCGGCCGCACCGCGCTCGCCGGCGACAGTGGTGAAGCGGGCGAACATCTCGGTCTTCTTGCCGACCGCGGAGAAGATCTTCGCGCGGGTGTACTTGCTGATGTCGTTGGTGACGGTGAAGGTGCCGAACGCGCCGGAACCCTTCGCGTGCATGCGCCGCTCGGGAATGATCTCGCGGTTGAGGTTGGCGAGCTTCTCGATCAGCCACACGTCCTGCATCAGCAATGGCCCGCGCGGGCCGGCGGTGAGGCTGTTGTCGTTGTCGATGACCGGCGCGCCGAAGGCGGTGGTCAACGGAGTCTTGGCGGGCTTGTCGGACTTGTCGGACGGCTGGCTCATGGGGGACTCCCTTCTGTCGATGAGGACTTCAGACTAGGCACGGAGCGCGATTGGTGAAAATCGTTCATTGCGAACGATCCGATAGCGATGGGCTATCGCCTGCGAGCGCGCAGGGCTCAACGTACTCCCGGCGTGGGACCGTCGTGTTGCACGGACGTGCGGAATGGGCACGCCAAAGCGCGCCCAAAGCGGGGCGAGCGTGGCGCACCACGGGTTCTCGTCGATGTGAAGCGCGCACGCCGCGTGTGGCGGCGCGGCGCCCGGTCAGCCCAGCGATTTCAGCCGGTACAGCGCTTCCAGCGCCTGCTTCGGTGTGAGGTCGTCCGGATCGATCGAAGCCAACGCTTCCAGCGCGGCGGAGGAGGGCGCGAACAGGCCGAACTGCTGGGGCGCATCCAGCGCGACCGGTGCGAGCGACGGCATGGGTGCGTCGCGGCTTTGCTGTTCGAGCTCGGCCAGCCGTCCACGCGCCTGCTGCACGACGCTCTTCGGCAGGCCGGCCAATGCGGCGACCTGCAGGCCGAAGCTGCGATCCGCCGGACCGTCCTTCACCGCATGCATGAAGACCAGCTGGTCGCCATGTTCGACGGCGTCCAGGTGCACGTTGGCGATGCCACTGCCGGGTTCGGCCAGCGTGGTGAGTTCGAAGTAGTGCGTGGCGAACAGCGTGTACGCGCGATTGTGGTGCGCGAGGTGGCGCGCACAGGCTTCCGCCAGTGCGAGGCCGTCGTAGGTCGACGTGCCTCGGCCGATCTCGTCCATCAGCACCAGCGACTGCGCGGTTGCGTGGTGGAGGATGTAGCTGGTCTCGCTCATCTCGACCATGAAGGTCGACTGCCCGCGTGCGAGGTCGTCGC
It contains:
- the rplS gene encoding 50S ribosomal protein L19, with amino-acid sequence MNKPSIHTLVQNFEAEQIQRQLPDFSQGDTVVVNVKVKEGNRERVQAYEGVVIAIKSAGLNSSFTVRKISHGYGVERVFQTHSATIASVDVKRRGKVRAGKLYYLRGLQGKKARIKEDLSAYAKSE
- a CDS encoding Mut7-C RNAse domain-containing protein is translated as MASVLRQCEFRFYEELGDFLPPERRKRSFHHAFDGTPSVKDRIQSLGVPHTEVDLILVDGTPVPFTHRLTGGERVAVYPMFERFDVAETSRLRPRPLREPRFVLDVHLGRLASYLRLLGFDTLYRNDYDDDELTAISRAQRRILLSRDTGLLKRSAVTHGAFLHATDPRRQLREVLDRFQLDARIAPFSRCARCNGAVESLVTDEHDPDRDAPKQDDPGPSPPKERDPDPREHERRDPDEGDPAPSDPGHAPNIRDPDRPQPGKLDPGKLGRRAMHALPPGIDVHAISRCRDCRQVYWPGSHLVRLRQRLAEVGVAI
- a CDS encoding MATE family efflux transporter; translation: MAPRTHNLTEGPIGRNLFAFALPILAGNAAQSLNGSVNAVWVGRFLGEEALTATANANNIMFFLIGSVFGIGMAATILIAQAIGARDLGQAKRVMGTSATFFIGLSAAIAALGWWMSRHLLAAMGTPEASLHLAEDYLQVIFLAMPALYAFAFVTAALRGVGDSRTPFRFLLVAVLLDIVMNPLLIFGIGPFPELGIAGSAWATLVSQVVTLTALLAYLRHKRHMLWLGRRDAHLFRIDPTILRALIVKGVPMGLQMVLISLAMIAMMTMVNHHGTDTTAAYGAALQLWTYVQMPAMAVGAACSSMAAQNVGANRWDRVAATARAGVLMNFMLTGALIVPLIVFDRWTLALFLPQGSDALEVARHLNHISVWSFLFFGVTFVVSGVVRSTGAVVPPLLILAAALWGVRVPFATFLQPHLGVDAIWWSFPVSAVFSMLMALAYYRYGGWRRARMLPPDRHEVAVPAEVPATPPSPVADPSAEPDDEAEALQQPAR
- a CDS encoding RNA-binding S4 domain-containing protein, with the protein product MSEDLGTATAVRLDLWLWAARFYKTRSLAKHAIETGKVDVGGQRAKASRAVRIGDALRIARAEEVFEVEVRGLSDTRGPASVAQSLYAESEASRIAREQARALRIAERTGYRAPETKPDKRARRLIRALGDIDAT
- a CDS encoding DUF937 domain-containing protein; this translates as MNAPLTDDLLNQLQGQPLADIGSQLGLSPSQTSNAVAAALPLLMGALGRNASQPQGADALFGALQRDHTGLDMGSVLGSVLGGGGQGGSMLGHIFGARQQGAAQGLGAVTGLGSNQASGLLQMLAPLVMAYLAKQMFSGGGNAASQQGASPQMLGDILGQERQGIAQQGGIGGGLMGAVLDRDGDGDTDFSDLIGLAGSVLGGGRR
- a CDS encoding catalase gives rise to the protein MSQPSDKSDKPAKTPLTTAFGAPVIDNDNSLTAGPRGPLLMQDVWLIEKLANLNREIIPERRMHAKGSGAFGTFTVTNDISKYTRAKIFSAVGKKTEMFARFTTVAGERGAADAERDIRGFALKFYTEEGNWDLVGNNTPVFFVRDPRKFPDLNKAVKRDPKTNLRSARNNWDFWTSLPEALHQVTIVMSDRGIPASYRHMHGFGSHTYSLYNDKGERFWVKFHIRTQQGIKNLTDAEAQDLIGRDRESHQRDLFDAIERGEFPKWTMYIQVMPETDAEKVPYHPFDLTKVWPHKDYPMIEVGVMELNRNPQNFYADVEQSAFAPNNLVPGISVSPDKMLQARLFAYSDAQRYRLGVNHHQIPVNAARCPVHSNHRDGAMRVDGNYGDNLHYTPNSYGQWEAQPEYREPALKINGSADFWNFREDDADYFKQPGDLFRLMTPEQQQVLFDNTARAMGDAPDFIKQRHIANCSKADPAYGAGVAKALKMEAGDPNHVHSGTVDHPVEAG